The Coccidioides posadasii str. Silveira chromosome 2, complete sequence genomic interval GATCAACACGGACATAAACGCACTGTTAGTCGCGATGATTATTTAACCGCTCGCGGTGCAAATCCAAGAACCGGCGTCATTAGCCCGAGCATTACCACCTACAGTAGCCATTCCGACACTTCTGGTTCGCTGGAGGAACTGGTCGACCAAAAAGACCAAAAAACGAACAAAAAATGGCGTCTAAAGGGTGATCAGTGGATAAGTCTCGATAGAAACGAGGAGACACCACTCCCTTCTCCAGGTGCTGGAAATCTCGATGCAGACCGGGTAGTCAATATCGAAGATAGAGCACGGTCTTACGTTCGCAGATTACACCAAAGCGGTGTTCCGCACTCTCAAGTTGAGGACCGATTTGTCGTCAATATGCCGTCTGCTAGGGAACCCTGCCCGCCGACCATGACGACTCAGCAGATCTGGGAGTTTCAGAAGGCAATCGACAAAATTTACAAGAACGGAGAAACATTTCCGGATCATAATCCCCCTTTAGAGCCTGTCCGAAATAGTTCGGGTACACCGCCCAAATCGTTGTCAAGTCGAGACTATAGCAAAGACCGGCTAGGAGGTGTGACTGGACACGCAGCAAGGTGTGCTtacatccaagaacctataGATACTACCCGCCACCCAGCTCTGCCTTCTGAACAGAGGCATTTTTTAGGGAGCATCGGGGCGAAGGGcgcagagagaagaaaatcaggCGACCTCGCTGCCCCATCGTCAGGGATGATGACGGCTACATCGTTGAAAGGGTGGCGAAACCAAGAAGCTTCGCCGGCaaaaaacaatattcaaatGGGAGGTGTAGAACCTGCTCAGGGCCTGCATTTCAGAATGTGCTCGGGCGGTCTTTTGGACTGGAGAGACCGCAAGAGCCTTACAATCTTATGTCCCAAAGCCAGTTTCCAGGAGGCTGCATCCACTATCACTACCACTATGACCAACATTACCCCCCACATGACCGGACTCCATGGCGTAATCACGAGTCCAAACCGAAAAGGAGATCCAAATCCCGCCGAAAAGACAGAACTGCGTTCTGCATCTGCCTACCTCGCCTCTCAAAAGAAACCCGCCGAAGGGCCAGCCGCCGCCGGCTACCAAAATCATACAGTAATTACGCGCAATCCCGTGGACCAGGCCAAGGGTATGGGTACGGATGGGCCTATCCCTAGGGCGGCGGTCTGCAGCCGTGATATTACATCGTACAGCACGCACTGCGCTTGTGCTTGTGCATCCTTCTGCCTCCGTATGATTCTTCACTGTATTATGAATATCCTTCTATCCTGCTTCCAGATCTCCTTGGAAACCTGCGAGCATTTTCTCTCCAACCCCAAGCATCTCGAAGGGAAAACTGTTGCAAAAGAAGTGTTGTCGAATGCGAGGTATCAGTGTACTAGCTTCATTACACTCGCTTTGGTGGCATATGTAACGTGGAGCCGTTTTATTTGTATCTTTACATTCGGGCTTCAAAATGGCTGGGTCGTGAAACTGATCGTGCAGGATGGTATGTACATGAGCAGTCTGCTTTTGCTACATAGGTGGATGTCCTAGCCCGACCGAAGTACTTAATCCACCTCTGAAGTCATTTAATCCGTTTGCATAGATGTGCTCTTCAGCTCAAGGTGCCTGTTGATAAATACGAAAAGTCATACTGAATACAACTCTGCTTCTGGTCATTCCATGTCCACATTGATGCTAGATTTGtcctttctcttcaaaagcaATTGTTGAAGCTTGGATCGAAGAGATGCCCTGTAGTTACAAGAACAAGGAAATCACAGTATCCGAAGtagaaaaaaggaaaaaaagaaaaaggtcaTGACAGCAGCcgagaaggaaaaacattaagaaaaaagaaaacgtAGAAAGTCTATTAGAAAGGGGAAAACAAGGTCAATGCCCAAAAGTCGTTCCAGATCGCCAATGCTCAGTCAATAATCGTGTTGAAGATTTCATTTTGTCATCACCCGCCCCCCCAAAGGTATATCCATCTATTCATTTTAATATgttaaaagagaaaaaaaaggccccCCCCCTTTTAGAATTAAGTTATCACGGTCTTATTTTGTTGAAAATTAAATTGAAGTGTTGAAAATTTCATGACCGGCCTTCCTGTTGTTTTCATCTCCGGGGTTGTATGTAGAATCAGTTTTTTTGCCAACTTTCTCCTTGTTTTGAGAACACTGCCCTTGGTTCGGTTTCGAGAATGAGAGAAACCCCTTGAACACCATGCCATTGTTAAgtgtgtatcttgtttttTTGTGTTTCTGTACTCGTGGAATATGTGAGAAGAATGGTGGTTGTGGGCATCGAAGGTTCGTTGACCCAGAGGATTTGGAATGGGGTGAAGGGGTAATACAGAACGCCGCGGGACTCGATCGTAAGTCCAAAAATCAGTTTGAGGTTCCATTGGTAGCGACTGAGATGTCTTTGGTCTGAGCAGCATCGCCATTCTGCCGCTCTGGATTGGTGTTGGCTGGTTGCGAGGTTGGTTCCTCGATGCCGGTAGCTTCCACATCAAGATCCTTCACCACGATATCATTGAAGAGATCGAAGATGTCGTGTGTTTTGTGGAAATCATTGTTGACTACATGCTGTTAGAATTTGAGTGCCTTTAAAAAGTAGGTTCAGCCCATCTTACCGATGTTAACAAGGTACCACTCATCCATGACACGTTGGATAAGCTGCCTGCTGGGGCTACGAGCGTCGTGGCATTTTGCCCAATCATCTCCCAATCGAAATGCCTCGTCTTTCCATGCCAAAAAGCTGACTGTTTCAACAATCGTGGGTTGAATAACCTCTTTAGATGCGAAAATACCCCAAGTCACTGCATTGGGACTATCGCTGGTGTTAGTTTTCAATTCGCCATTTTTGTTAATAGCGTAGTACGTAAGATCGGGGTTCTTCTCAATGCGACGGATTACTTCCCCGATCACTTCTGGAGGTATGAGCAGTTCGAGGTATGCTTTCTGATATACGTAACCGTTTTTCGGTCCCCATCCGTAGACCGGGTGGGAAGAGGACATGCCATTAACAGCTGGCTGAGAGTTAATGGTCAGGAACCCTCGATTGTTTAAATCAATCAGGTCTTGTTTGATGTCGTCGGTTTCCTCTGTTATAGGACTCTCGCTCCAGGGAAGTCTGTCGAGGCCACCCTCAAGGAATCGTATAAAGATTGCCGATAGGTCTTTGATGGACTTTGGTTCCCCCCAGAGTTTAATGTTCTGCTCGTTAGTACCCTTGAGGCCTATGCCGTAGACATCGAGTTCACCGAAGGCAGGAGAGCGAGAATCAGTCCAGCGACCGTTGGGGAATTCATCCCAAGTCTGTGTACGAGCAACGTATGACTGATGCCTGTGTCTCCAGAAGATTGGGCGAACGTCTTCGTCTCTTCGTCCAAGACCGAGGGATTGTCGCCATGGCAGAGGCTTTTGAAGAGGAGTCTCATACGATGGGATCAACTTAAGCTCCTCAAGAACCATTTTCGTAGCTTGAGCCAGATTCATAGTGTAACTAAGTTTTCAAGTGTTAGTGAGGAGGGAAAAAGTTTTCGTTAACAATGTAACACCGGATAACTTACAAGTGCAAATGGCGAATCCCCGAGTCAAGAATCTTCTGGCACATATTAGCGACGAGCTTTTTGCCGATTTGCTTCACAGCGGCGTCGTCGTTCTTGACAGGTTCCAAGGCCTCCATCCATGATTCCGGGACCTTACACTTCACCCAGTTCGACCTTCTCAAGAAGGAGGCATAAGTAGATATAGGCATGATCCCAGGAAGGATTGGAACTTGAATTCCGTTTTCACGACACCTTTTCACCCAGTCAAGGAAGATATCAACGTCGTAGAACATCTGAGTAATTATGAACGTTCCGCCAGCATCGACTTTCTCCTTCAGATGCTTCATCAAAGTCTCCGggtcttcttcatcctcgcAACCCTCCGGATAGCCCGCGACTCCGATGTCAAAGTGGTTGCCATATTTCTCCCGAATGTACTTGACGAGATCCTTTGCATACCGGAACCCACCTTCTGTGGGAGCCCATGATTCTTTTTCTCGGGGAGGATCGCCACGGAGCGCTAAGATGTTGGTACAGCCGGCCTTGTGGGCACACTGTAGGGCCCAATCAACTTTTTCTCGCGGCATGTCGGTGCAGGTAAGGTGCATACATGTTTCAAGGCCGTAGACCGACTGGGCGACGTTGACCATTTCGCATGTTAAATCCGACAGTCGACCTCCAGCACCCCACGTTATATCTATGAAAGCAGGACCAAGTCCGTGCATGCGATCCATACGATCGTAAAGATTTTGCACACCTTGCGCGGTCTTGGGTGGGAAAAACTCAAACGAAATACTCGGGCGCCCGGAGGCCTCCGAATGGGCCAGCTTCTCCTTGACGTGCATCTTGGGGTATCTAATAGGAAACCAAGATCGAGTCAGAAATGAAAAATTCAAAAGGCACAGCGAAATAGAAGGGGAGAGAGAGCTCAAGGCACTCAAGAAGATGCCACCAAGGGTTGTGGAGTTCGCATTGCAGGGAAATGCACAACTGTCACCCGCTCTTCACTCTCGCCCCGCATTCACTACGGCAGACAGCCAGACGGGAGAAGACAGGACCGGGGACATACCTTTCCACTCCAATGACACAGGTTCAAAGAGCCAATCGACGCTTGGGACGTTTGAACGAAAACTGCAAACGTTCACTCAAGCGGATAATCGGTTGCTCTTCCCAGTTACACTTGCTCACAGCACACTtcaaccaaggtatctcttGCGGGCCCACCTGTCTGCTAGCTCCCGCAACATGTACAACAGATCAGCAGGCAGAGAAGATTACAAGAAACGGCCTCAGGGGATTTTTGGTAAAAGAGCAAGAGTTAGCAGCAAGAAATGAGCGGTTGGTGGTCCGTACGCTCTCAATGGGCTTGTTGGCTCGAGCACCTGGATGCCGGGGCAGCAGGGTCCGAAAGCGCTGGAGTGTACTGTTAGAGATGTAGTTCAATTCAATCGCCGGTGGCTGTATGCTGCAGAGAAAGGGCTGGGAAGACTTacagagaagagaagaagttgCAGTCTCGACGGAAGCGGAGCTCTGGCTGGAGATGTGCAAAGGTGAAAGGAGAGTTTTGGGCGGGCGGAAACGCAAACTTGAGTTCCTCAGCGCTCCGTAGGCGGGTCGGCTTCTGCTCAAAGTCTCCGGCAGCAAACCGCGGCGACCAGTTCCGGTCTCAGCATCACGGTCTCAAAAATCCGTCATTGACCCCGAGATAGAGTTAATACATCTGTCGTTGGCTACAGACAGCTATTTGGGGGCGGCCCTGGGTTCCAAAACTATCTAACCAACTAACTACATTATCTGTCATGCAGcgacaaaaaaaaacaagCAGCCTGTGCACGCCTGCGTGACAGGAGAGAGCTTGCCGTTGAGTCCAGCTGATTCATACATACGGACAACTCACTCGCACATCCAGTCTCTTGGGTTTTGAGGCCTGTCTCTTTGTT includes:
- a CDS encoding uncharacterized protein (EggNog:ENOG410PZDR~TransMembrane:3 (o549-566i599-619o625-643i)), with product MSPAIAEMSNSSTSSSPRISHQKPPTKHHRESKGRPSWTRRVKSSLFYGSESRDKPGLNGRGEHGPPDPASPSRSYLLKLRGRKRKGKKAAIGEAGQINSRETTSDVETVRRLKDETLFDTYNPPNITASSWADQHGHKRTVSRDDYLTARGANPRTGVISPSITTYSSHSDTSGSLEELVDQKDQKTNKKWRLKGDQWISLDRNEETPLPSPGAGNLDADRVVNIEDRARSYVRRLHQSGVPHSQVEDRFVVNMPSAREPCPPTMTTQQIWEFQKAIDKIYKNGETFPDHNPPLEPVRNSSGTPPKSLSSRDYSKDRLGGVTGHAARCAYIQEPIDTTRHPALPSEQRHFLGSIGAKGAERRKSGDLAAPSSGMMTATSLKGWRNQEASPAKNNIQMGGVEPAQGLHFRMCSGGLLDWRDRKSLTILCPKASFQEAASTITTTMTNITPHMTGLHGVITSPNRKGDPNPAEKTELRSASAYLASQKKPAEGPAAAGYQNHTVITRNPVDQAKGMGTDGPIPRAAVCSRDITSYSTHCACACASFCLRMILHCIMNILLSCFQISLETCEHFLSNPKHLEGKTVAKEVLSNARYQCTSFITLALVAYVTWSRFICIFTFGLQNGWVVKLIVQDGMYMSSLLLLHRWMS
- a CDS encoding uncharacterized protein (EggNog:ENOG410PGGH~COG:E~BUSCO:2628at33183), with amino-acid sequence MHVKEKLAHSEASGRPSISFEFFPPKTAQGVQNLYDRMDRMHGLGPAFIDITWGAGGRLSDLTCEMVNVAQSVYGLETCMHLTCTDMPREKVDWALQCAHKAGCTNILALRGDPPREKESWAPTEGGFRYAKDLVKYIREKYGNHFDIGVAGYPEGCEDEEDPETLMKHLKEKVDAGGTFIITQMFYDVDIFLDWVKRCRENGIQVPILPGIMPISTYASFLRRSNWVKCKVPESWMEALEPVKNDDAAVKQIGKKLVANMCQKILDSGIRHLHFYTMNLAQATKMVLEELKLIPSYETPLQKPLPWRQSLGLGRRDEDVRPIFWRHRHQSYVARTQTWDEFPNGRWTDSRSPAFGELDVYGIGLKGTNEQNIKLWGEPKSIKDLSAIFIRFLEGGLDRLPWSESPITEETDDIKQDLIDLNNRGFLTINSQPAVNGMSSSHPVYGWGPKNGYVYQKAYLELLIPPEVIGEVIRRIEKNPDLTYYAINKNGELKTNTSDSPNAVTWGIFASKEVIQPTIVETVSFLAWKDEAFRLGDDWAKCHDARSPSRQLIQRVMDEWYLVNIVNNDFHKTHDIFDLFNDIVVKDLDVEATGIEEPTSQPANTNPERQNGDAAQTKDISVATNGTSN